The genomic DNA GGCGCGCTTCCGCGACCTCGACGCCGACCCCACCTTCGACTGGTCGTTCACGCCCTGCCCGTACGTCTGGCTCGCGCGCGAGGGCGACGACCGCCGGGCCGCGGCCATCCGTGAGCAGGTGCCCCGGATGCAGGCCCACGACCGCCGGGTCGACCTGCTCGACGGCGCCGACCTCGCGGCCGAGTTCCCGGCGCTCCGGGCCGACGTCGACGTCGCGGCCGTCGCGCGGGACGCGGGCCACGCCGACCCCGGAGCCTACACCGAGGCGATGGCGGAGCGGGCCGTCGCGGCCGGCGTCACGCTCCGCGAGGGGACGCCCGTCGAACTGCGAGCCGAGGTGGACCGCCCACACGTCGTCACGCCCGACGGGGCGGCCGCGCACGATACGGTCGTCGTGGCCGCAGGCGCGCACACGGGGCGACTGCTCGGGGACGCTGGGCTGCCGGTGCCCGTCAAGCCCTACCGCGTGCAGGCTGCGGTCACCGAACCAACGCCGCTCGCCGCCGCGGCGCCACAGCTCTACGACGCGACCGGGGGCTACTACTGCCGGCCCCGGGAGGGCGGACTCCTCGTCGGCGACGGGACCGAGCCGGTCGAGCGCGACCCCGACGACTGGGCCCGGGAGGCCGACGACTGGTTCGTCGCGGACTGTGGCGACCATCTCCGTGCCGCGTTCGGCGACGGACCCGCCGGGGAACCGCCAGCCGTCGAGCGCGCCTGGGCCGGGCTCTGCACGGCGACCCCGGACGGCGACCCGCTGCTGGGCGAGCGTGCGCCCGGTGTGGTCGTCGCGGCCGGCTGGCAGGGCCACGGCTTCATGCGGGCGCCGGCGCTGGGCGAGCGAATCGCTCGCGGCGTCTGCGATGGGGAGTGGCTGACGCCGTTCGACCCGTCGCGGTTCGAGGGCGACGAGTCGTTCGAGATCGTCGAGGGGATGCTCGTCGAGGAATCGTGAGCGGCGCGGCGGGCCCGCTCGTCGTCACTCGTCGATGTCCGGGTCGTCCGGGCTGGCGCCGTCCGCGTCGTCCTCGTCGTCGGCCTCGATCTCGACCGGGTCGTCAGCCCGCTTCGGCACGAGGATGCGGACCGTCCCGCTGTCGGTGAGCGTCGCCTCGGCGGCGTCCACATCGACGTCGGCGCCCTCCGGGAGCGCGACCTCGCCCGACAGCGAGAGGCCG from Haloglomus litoreum includes the following:
- a CDS encoding NAD(P)/FAD-dependent oxidoreductase, which translates into the protein MDQQVAVVGAGAVGTTAAHDLAARGCDVTLYEAETVGSGASGRAAGVCYDAFAEDIDAAVADRALARFRDLDADPTFDWSFTPCPYVWLAREGDDRRAAAIREQVPRMQAHDRRVDLLDGADLAAEFPALRADVDVAAVARDAGHADPGAYTEAMAERAVAAGVTLREGTPVELRAEVDRPHVVTPDGAAAHDTVVVAAGAHTGRLLGDAGLPVPVKPYRVQAAVTEPTPLAAAAPQLYDATGGYYCRPREGGLLVGDGTEPVERDPDDWAREADDWFVADCGDHLRAAFGDGPAGEPPAVERAWAGLCTATPDGDPLLGERAPGVVVAAGWQGHGFMRAPALGERIARGVCDGEWLTPFDPSRFEGDESFEIVEGMLVEES